In the genome of Lathyrus oleraceus cultivar Zhongwan6 chromosome 4, CAAS_Psat_ZW6_1.0, whole genome shotgun sequence, the window gtcggactttgtcatgtgtaaagccgcgacaacctcttcagacctcggaatcttttctaaaccactgaaaggtgtttgatcaaggataggtatcccgggcaacttggaaaattcttctaatgtgggtaccaactgataatatgggaaggtgaagcaatgatgtttaggatcgaagaactggaataaaactctcatcatatcttccttgaacCCGGTGGTAACCAAtttgaggagatgaccatgtttctgGATGAACCGagcatgatcggaaagttctgacactaaatccttgagttgaggagagatcgctacaaaattgatccggatggtcttcctggaagccatagccttacaaaacagaacaaagttaaatccctaagtcctcgaaatggttagtacaatgccacgatgtaatgatgttatgatgttatgatgtcacgatgttaagtaagtaacaaacacaaatACGTCACACCgcaattattcctaggttttaaggcttgcatgagttccataggtaagtaccctccccactgaagttcggttggttcaacctgtcctagaatagtaaccgggttctaaaaggatctcaaatcattgacctttccttaagtccacttcagtgcaacaccaagcggttgaccaaaatttccctaaagtccaatctcaaagagtgtagtatcgagtatcaaccaaccccagtcggaaccgaagtcagttatctcactactttttaatggctaggatgagtcaacTAGGATTCTAAAGGTCGGGttaaacatgaggaacatcacgcgacgccaaatttttcctcaagtaaacatgaggaacatcaggacatccaaaatgtcacattaaccgtagctatcattttaaccattccagtatacgccggacagtcgcgatgatctcttgctacttacctaaggtacactagatccgggtgtaggatctttcactcaagcatagaatacccaaacaatcccttaaaagtaaatcagacaaagaaacaattcgaaaacataagtgatcttatctttaaggtaacctctctttttaagattccccagcagagtcgccagttctgtgatacggtgaactgactttgtatttttgctttgaaaagcaatgttgcggatagcaagagtcgccaccgacttttcttatccaataaggaaaggcgaaaaagaacaggaaagaccttaattagattttgaattcgggaggtacattatacaaagggaaggtgttagcaccctttgtatccatggttatccatgggctcttaattgcttaactcacttatgttttccttgtttgagaaagtgtttgagaaatgtggtgtgtttagaaaatattttgaaaggggagtttaactttgtaatgattcttgtacgaatgtatacaaagtatttatctcatttgattttgaaagatgtttagaaaaatatatCTCGAtgatgattctggtgcgaatgtataccaagtggtgattttctaaaagatgttttgaaaagtgtgaggtgtgaaaagtattttaagctgtgagcaagcatttaagagttatacctaaccaaggtctttataggtatttcctatccttaggagggtaaaactgtccttactattgagaagtaagtagtcttatcctttggatgtaaagggacatcgtggggtcgtcgattgttcattgaaggcaacatttgtaaggataccttagcattcgaagggatgatcatcatttaatcgtaggctacaacgaagggtcatcgagggacaaagtcatatattcgaaggcaacgttcgagggacaaggtcatatattcgaaggcaacgttcgagggactatgatttatcttgtagggacattgaccttttgatcgaagggactatgacttatctgtttagggatgatgatttaatcgaaagggtctttgctaagggtatccccacattcgcgggacatgaccgtaatatcgtaaggcaataaaAAGAGGGATAAGATCACGTATTCGAAGGCAATGTAATTAGccaagtaatcagaataaatctccacaatggtatcccacaaataaagtggaataccgaGCTACCTCTTCAAGAATCATGGGAGCCCTTAcaaaaactcagcaaacatgttagaataacgggatggggcgcaatcaagagttacaccgaacaaaagaatcatagcaataATAGTGTCAGGCAAACAACGTGTaaatgcaatagaaaacatgtcaaacaaatacAGAACAGATCAGaatgcaaacagaaaaaaaaacaactactgtcatgttcgctactgcctcgcctagcgagggcctggcgaaccctcgctacaggttcgcttagcgaggtgctagcgaacggctgcgggttctgggttcttctttgatactGGTGCGATTTcggaaaccccaaaccctatggcatccattacagaaattacatgaTCGAATATTCAAAGTATTGGTTTACACATTTATGCACATCTAAAaccacatgcaaaacctaacgatattcgcctttccaaattcaaccataatgccttatacatttagaaatttcaaattgggagcatagagtagtgggaatagggcaaacctgattgaAGGGATCGAACGAAGTTGAGTTacaccgttgggtttgcagagcaatcttagggtttatgccTGACAGGATtggcggaggtaacctttgtgccGATGAGTTCTCTGAATTAGCTTCTAGGGTTTTCCCCGTTGTTTTTTTTCTCTGATCTCTTTTCAAATGAAGTCTTGGAATTTATAGCTGATTTtttgtgtcttggtgggctcagacTGAAGGCAATTCAGGCCCAGAATTTTTGTATATCCGCAaacttcgctaggcgagtgagctagcgaagggttcgctaggcgagcactcagcgagTGTTCCAGCGAAtactcccagacttggataaaagcataactagtacttactcgctaggcgagcagctagcgagcaggtggcgagcattccagtagcaaaatcaacaaggttcgctggagcgaaggaggaagcgtgggcttcgcctagcgaaggttttgctcgcctagcgagcatgacagttcaggtcatcttctggatttggtgGCCTGTGCGCTGGATTTTTGTTTCTTTGAGATTAatgttttgaaaaatgaatagaccccatttgaatCTGTTGAAAGTAtataaaaattaacaggcaaattttggggtatgacagtgtataccaccctttgacctgaaaccactatgtaccatagatgtagagtcgagtgccttattgctgatcaaacatgattcgtaactggatgaccataaagacagttgatgggtactccacgaagcatgctgagggacatgagtgacctagatggaatttgcccatcctgcgtaacaggataaatgtttacgggcccaatattgaattggacaaggatgacacggtatatgccttgtgttcaatatagtCACAAGGGtaaaaggataattgtacacataagtattatcacaaaaggatttgtcagatcacatgacattttcgtgtcttgggtagcagtgatgtgttgctagataccgctcactgtttattatgttaaatacgtgatttaatataattgccaatgccgcgaaaacctacaggatcacacacaaaaggacgaattgatgagagataaagtaactaagaaacaccgtaaggtacaatgcacttaagtgaattgtagaacatcgtaaggtacggtgtacttaagtagaatacgagatatggtaatgtaccacacgcttaagtgattttggcatattataagatatgggccacatacacttaagtgagatttttagcttgcagtccacacaagtggttctataaatagaacccttatgtagaagcatttgtgtagttgcaatttcgtttctctctctctctctctctctcactcaaagccttcattcgtagcagctagcactaagattgaaggaatccgttcgtgtggactgagtagagacgttgtcaccattcaacgtttgtgatcgctccgtagatctgcatcaaaggtttcaatcgccacaagaggtaacgattctatcactgatcatgcccattcgtaaggatcactaaaggagaattttttttaattccactgcattttggatcgctcttctccttcacaCACCATCTAACCAAGGTCTTCAAACCAAGCATGAAACTCTACAAACACATCCCAACACATGGGCCCATGATTAGGGTTTAAAGGATCATACTAATGCTCAAGAGCCAATCACAAGGTCCTATAGTAGCATAGCCAAGAATTGGGATTTTGGTACCCAAAAGAATTCCATGATGAGGTCTCCTTGAATCCATATCTCAAAGATCAAGACATTAGGGTTTCACTCCCATGATGGAAATATGAAGAGCCATGTCCCATTTCTGGAGCTTGACCCGCAAGCCAACCCTTGCTTTGCAAGCCACAAGCTTTGAATCTATGTTGATCAGTTAGCAAGTGTCAACATGAATGAATGATTCATATGAGTGTGGTATGAATGAGTATAGATGAATCTTAAGTCAAAGGTTGGATAAAAAGATGAAAAAGGGAGGACAcattttggggtatgacagtgaTGTCATCTATCGTTGTTGCAGACTTTTGCCTAGTGACTCATTAAAATGTTTGGCTTTCAAGCCATTATGGAAAGCTCCTAAAAACATCTCTTGGTTAGGATGGGAAACCTTGATGGTCTCCTCGTTGAACCGTGCCAAATATTCACAGATTGTCTCTCCTTGCCCTTGTCGAATGTTGAAAAGACTAGTGGTCAAAACCTTGAGGTGTTTGTTGGCGGAGAATTGATGTATCAATTTCTTTGTCAGATCTTGATAGCCTGTGACATAATGTTTAGGCAGACTCACGTACCAACTTAAAACAACTTCCTTCAGGGTTCCTACCATTAACTACATTTTAATGATCAATGACCGTATGATTGCCATTTGGGCATTGACCATCAGAATGTGTTCTTGAGGATCATGCTTCCCATCAAACATAGAGAGGTGAATGGGTTTGAAGTTATCCAGGACCTGATCATTCTAGATTTCTTATGACAGTGGTTCAGTATCGATAGGGTCGTCTGCTATTTGGGGGGCATAAAAGAGCATTGAATACTATTGATGTGAGTGATTCATAGTTTGTCGGTTGATCTGGTCGGGCGAGGACTCTGCGCATACTTCCCGGGCCAGACTTCGAGGTAATACCCATATTATCTTTTGGAGAAGACATCCTAGACACACATACTTTTGTACATGTCCAAAACTACTTTCCAAATGCACCAAACATAAATTAAATATTTCTAAAACAATAAGAGGAAGTTGACTTTTTAgatttattgaataattattgTATATGATACATTATacaatttaaataattaattattcaattaCTTTAAGAAATAATTTTTGAATGTAGTATTATTTTTTGattattaattttattataaaatataCATTATATATTATTCTTATGGATCTTGGATTCAAGGAGATTCGTATCAAGGAGATAGAGAACAAAAAATTTTCATTTGACAATAACATCACTATTTATATTAAATAATACTCCTATTTTAAAATGAATGATTCAATTGATTATTTTACAAATTAAAAAAATCTTTTTTATTAAAATACTTttgaaaatgatgaaatatttttttatttagaaTGAATCATTAGATAAAGGAAgtaaaatataaataattaacTGACACGTAAACCCACCTGATTTTCTCTTGTTTTTTCCTTCTTTCCTTGAACTTTCTTTCACCAACCAAAGATACTCTACCGACGTCAGTGCTTTAACTCAGGAGCTACCTCGGAAGCAAAATGAGTCGGTTCGGCATGAAAATATCAGTACTCCAAACCTATAGTGGGTCCCGCATGACCCCATCGAAACAAACAGAGACCCAGTCCGGTCAGCCAACAACAACGCACCTCCCTTGTTGAGTCAGAAATGAGGTGCCATTTCTCTCTCTTAATCTATTACACACTTCTTATTTATTTATTCCGTGACGCGTCATTTTAGTTTATTATTATGGCAAGGACGGTACAAACCCCACTTGTTTTATCTTCATCGTTTACTATATAATCAACCCTTACCCATTTCCAAACAACTAAATTAAATATAAACAACCTCCTCTtcttttctcttcttcatcttctaGTTCTACCAactcttttttttgtttttgttttagttttaGTTTTATAGCGTTTAAGTATTAGTATTACAATACCAACTTACCCAAACCGCCATGGGAACTCAGGTTTTGTACCCTCAGGAATATTTTTTCATACCTACTCCGGTGTCGCTTTCCCACCGGAGCAACCACTACGGCTACAACAACAACCGTGCAGTGACTTCGAGGTCTTACCGGAAGCCGGTTACCCGACCAGACCTAAAGAAACGGGATACTACTTTGGTCTTGAAGAGATCAAGCGCTGATGATTCAGTAACTGGGAAGAGCAGGGAAAAAGTAACGATTCTTCGTAGGGGTAAATCTCTTGATTCATCGCTGGAAGCAGTGAAGAGCGACAAGTACGCTGGATCTGCGTTCTCGGTGTCACCGTCGCCAAGCGCGCTTCCTCTGCCATCTTTTCTGATGAAGAAACAGTTCTCAGCGACGGTTGATGACTCTGCGACGCGAGATCTAAGGCGTCTGCTTCGACTTGATTGATCCACATCAAACCGGGTTGCGATTCCGGGTTTTGGATCGGGTCGA includes:
- the LOC127073371 gene encoding uncharacterized protein LOC127073371, whose protein sequence is MGTQVLYPQEYFFIPTPVSLSHRSNHYGYNNNRAVTSRSYRKPVTRPDLKKRDTTLVLKRSSADDSVTGKSREKVTILRRGKSLDSSLEAVKSDKYAGSAFSVSPSPSALPLPSFLMKKQFSATVDDSATRDLRRLLRLD